A single window of Rhodamnia argentea isolate NSW1041297 chromosome 5, ASM2092103v1, whole genome shotgun sequence DNA harbors:
- the LOC115750634 gene encoding 2-oxoglutarate dehydrogenase, mitochondrial-like, producing MVWFRASSSAAKLVVRRALSQSGSYVTRSRILPSQERCFHATAFRPKAQAAPVPRPVPLSRLTDSFLDGTSSVYLEELQRAWEADPNSVDESWDNFFRNFVGQAATSPGISGQTIQESMRLLLLVRAYQVNGHMRAKLDPLGLEEREIPDDLDPALYGFSEADLDREFFIGVWRMAGFLSENRPVQTLRSILTRLEQAYCGSIGYEYMHIADREKCNWLRDKIETPTPMQYNRQRREVILDRLIWSTQFENFLATKWTTAKRFGLEGGETLIPGMKEMFDRSADLGVESIVIGMPHRGRLNVLGNVVRKPLRQIFSEFSGGTKPVDEVGLYTGTGDVKYHLGTSYDRPTRGGKRIHLSLVANPSHLEAVDPVVVGKTRAKQYFSNDVERTKNMGILIHGDGSFAGQGVVYETLHLSALPNYTTGGTIHIVVNNQVAFTTDPRAGRSSQYCTDVAKALDAPIFHVNGDDMEAVVHVCELAAEWRQNFHSDVVVDLVCYRRFGHNEIDEPSFTQPKMYKVIRNHPSALEIYQKKLLESGQVTKEDIGKIQSKVNTILNEEFLASKDYVPKRRDWLSSHWSGFKSPEQLSRVRNTGVKPEILKNVGKAITTLPESFKPHRAVKKVYEQRAQMIETGEGIDWAVAEALAFATLVIEGNHVRLSGQDVERGTFSHRHSVLHDQETGEQYCPLDHLMMNQNEEMFTVSNSSLSEFGVLGFELGYSMENPNSLVLWEAQFGDFSNGAQVIFDQFLSSGESKWLRQTGLVVLLPHGYDGQGPEHSSARLERFLQMSDDNPYVIPEMEPTLRKQIQECNWQVVNTTTPANYFHVLRRQIHREFRKPLIVMAPKNLLRHKDCKSNLSEFDDVQGHPGFDKQGTRFKRLIKDQNDHSDLEEGIRRLVLCSGKVYYELDEERKKVGGKDVAICRVEQLCPFPYDLVQRELKRYPNAEIVWCQEEPMNMGAYSYIAPRLSTTMRALGRGTFEDIKYAGRAPSAATATGFYQVHVKEQTELVQKALQPEPINYPF from the exons ATGGTGTGGTTTAGGGCAAGTTCCAGTGCAGCAAAGCTTGTTGTCAGGAGAGCTCTTTCTCAAAGTGGATCCTATGTGACTAGATCACGAATTCTTCCGTCACAAGAGCGATGTTTCCATGCTACAGCTTTTAGACCAAAAGCACAAGCTGCTCCTGTCCCTCGCCCTGTTCCACTCTCAAGGCTTACTGATAGCTTCTTGGATGGGACAAGTAGCGTTTACTTAGAAGAGCTTCAAAGGGCGTGGGAGGCTGACCCAAATAGTGTTGATGAATCATgggacaatttttttagaaacttTGTTGGTCAAGCGGCGACATCTCCCGGCATTTCTGGGCAGACAATCCAGGAGAGCATGCGTCTGTTGTTACTTGTGAGGGCTTACCAAGTGAATGGACATATGAGAGCCAAATTGGATCCTCTGGGTTTGGAGGAAAGAGAAATTCCCGATGATTTGGACCCTGCTCTTTATGGGTTCAGTGAAGCTGATCTAGACAGAGAATTTTTCATAGGGGTGTGGAGGATGGCTGGTTTCTTGTCTGAGAACCGACCAGTCCAAACACTGAGATCCATTTTAACCAGGCTTGAGCAGGCTTACTGTGGGAGCATCGGATATGAGTATATGCACATTGCTGACCGCGAAAAATGTAACTGGTTGAGAGATAAGATTGAAACACCAACACCTATGCAGTACAATCGCCAACGGCGTGAAGTTATTCTTGATAGGCTTATATGGAGCACACAATTCGAAAACTTCTTGGCCACCAAGTGGACAACAGCCAAACGGTTTGGTCTTGAAGGTGGTGAAACTCTGATTCCTGGGATGAAGGAAATGTTTGATAGGTCAGCAGATCTTGGGGTTGAGAGCATCGTTATTGGAATGCCTCACAGAGGTAGATTAAATGTTCTCGGGAATGTTGTTCGAAAACCACTCCGACAAATATTTAGTGAATTCAGTGGTGGTACAAAACCGGTGGATGAAGTCGGGCTTTACACAGGTACTGGTGATGTGAAGTACCACCTGGGTACTTCCTATGATAGGCCAACTCGGGGTGGAAAAAGAATACATTTGTCATTGGTGGCAAATCCAAGTCACCTGGAAGCTGTGGACCCAGTAGTGGTTGGGAAAACTAGGGCGAAGCAGTATTTCTCGAATGATGTGGAGAGAACAAAGAATATGGGTATTCTGATTCATGGTGATGGTAGCTTTGCTGGACAGGGTGTGGTGTATGAGACTCTACATCTTAGCGCCCTTCCAAATTATACTACTGGTGGGACAATACATATAGTCGTGAACAACCAAGTTGCCTTTACTACTGATCCGAGGGCTGGTCGATCATCTCAGTACTGTACTGATGTTGCTAAGGCATTGGATGCCCCCATTTTTCATGTGAACGGTGATGATATGGAAGCTGTTGTTCATGTCTGTGAGCTTGCAGCAGAGTGGCGACAGAATTTTCATTCAGATGTCGTGGTTGATTTAGTGTGTTATCGTCGGTTTGGACACAATGAGATTGATGAACCATCTTTCACTCAGCCCAAAATGTATAAG GTTATCCGAAATCATCCTTCAGCTCTTGAGATTTACCAGAAGAAACTCTTGGAGTCTGGGCAGGTTACCAAAGAGGACATTGGGAAGATACAAAGCAAGGTTAACACAATACTCAATGAAGAATTCCTCGCCAGCAAAGATTATGTCCCCAAAAGGAGGGACTGGCTTTCATCTCACTGGTCTGGGTTTAAATCACCTGAACAGCTTTCTCGTGTCCGGAATACTGG TGTGAAGCCAGAGATTCTGAAAAATGTTGGCAAAGCAATTACAACTCTTCCTGAAAGCTTTAAGCCCCACAGAGCAGTGAAGAAGGTCTATGAACAACGAGCCCAGATGATTGAAACTGGGGAAGGTATTGATTGGGCAGTGGCAGAAGCACTTGCTTTTGCCACACTAGTCATAGAAGGTAACCATGTTAGGTTGAGCGGTCAGGATGTCGAGAGAGGAACCTTTAGTCATCGACATTCAGTACTTCATGATCAGGAAACTGGGGAGCAGTACTGCCCTCTTGACCATCTTATGATGaatcaaaatgaggaaatgttTACAGTTAGTAACAG CTCGCTCTCAGAGTTTGGTGTTCTTGGTTTTGAATTGGGCTACTCTATGGAAAATCCGAATTCCCTAGTACTATGGGAAGCTCAATTTGGTGACTTTTCCAATGGAGCTCAAGTAATTTTTGACCAGTTTTTGAGTAGTGGGGAGTCTAAGTGGTTACGACAAACTGGGCTTGTCGTGCTGCTTCCTCATGGTTATGATGGCCAGGGCCCTGAACATTCAAGTGCACGTTTGGAGCGGTTTCTTCAG ATGAGTGATGACAACCCGTATGTGATACCTGAGATGGAGCCAACTCTCCGAAAGCAGATACAGGAATGCAATTGGCAGGTCGTGAACACCACAACTCCTGCTAATTACTTCCATGTCTTGCGGAGACAG ATTCACAGAGAATTCCGTAAACCTCTCATTGTAATGGCTCCTAAGAACTTGCTTCGGCACAAGGATTGCAAATCAAATTTGTCTGAGTTCGATGATGTACAAGGACATCCAGGTTTTGACAAACAGGGCACTAGATTCAAGCGCCTCATTAAGGACCAAAATGATCACTCAGATCTTGAGGAGGGCATTAGAAGACTGGTTCTTTGCTCTGGAAAG GTTTACTATGAGCTGGATGAGGAGCGTAAAAAGGTTGGTGGAAAGGACGTTGCAATCTGTAGGGTGGAACAGCTGTGTCCCTTCCCCTATGATCTTGTCCAACGAGAGTTGAAGCGATATCCGA